In a single window of the Luteibacter rhizovicinus DSM 16549 genome:
- a CDS encoding multicopper oxidase family protein, producing MVDRRRFLRTAGWMAAAGWIPSRLLAHDMHGMQAAPAGKVGNDLCMHPMGDTTHLPGLVDPGKLAPFVDPLPIPPTLRPVAGKVLDVRMAQTAQKLHRDLPPTELWTYGGHYPGPTIEARTGQAFDVRWNNALPTKHFLPVDHAICGAEADQPEVRAIVHLHGAKVPRKDDGYPEDWYVPGKSRQHHYPNAQDAATLWYHDHAMGINRLNMYAGLMGLYLLRDDHELSLGLPSGEQELPLVLADRLLHTDGRLYYPDSGDASAPWVPEVFGNLTLVNGAILPRADVQPRRYRLRVLNAANGRFYHLRFKDGRPFHAIGSDQGLLAAPAKVTSIFLAPGERADLVVDFAALRGGTVELMNDALPLMRFAVGQGNVRDDSRLPDVLRDLPRVTEASASKSRELTLDEYSDCVATPMLMLLNGKRWHDPVTETVKLGSTEMWSLVNLTEDTHPIHLHLVRFQILDRRPYDVDEYMEKKTLRYVGPAQEPPAHERGWKDVVQAYPGMVTRIVATFDGYAGRYAWHCHLAEHEANEMMRPFEVVG from the coding sequence TCCTGAGGACGGCTGGGTGGATGGCCGCGGCGGGTTGGATCCCGTCGCGGCTACTCGCGCATGACATGCACGGCATGCAGGCCGCTCCCGCCGGCAAGGTGGGTAACGACCTGTGCATGCATCCCATGGGCGATACGACGCACCTGCCTGGCCTGGTCGATCCGGGCAAGCTGGCGCCCTTCGTCGATCCACTGCCGATTCCGCCGACCCTGCGTCCCGTCGCCGGGAAGGTCCTCGACGTACGCATGGCACAGACCGCACAGAAGCTGCACCGCGATTTGCCGCCGACCGAACTGTGGACCTATGGCGGCCACTATCCCGGACCCACGATCGAAGCTCGCACGGGTCAGGCGTTCGATGTGCGCTGGAACAACGCGCTGCCGACGAAACATTTCCTGCCCGTGGACCACGCCATCTGTGGTGCCGAGGCCGACCAGCCCGAGGTGCGCGCCATCGTGCATCTGCACGGGGCCAAGGTGCCGCGCAAGGACGACGGCTATCCGGAGGACTGGTATGTCCCCGGCAAATCGCGCCAACACCATTACCCGAACGCGCAGGATGCGGCCACGCTCTGGTACCACGATCACGCCATGGGCATTAACCGGCTGAACATGTACGCCGGGCTGATGGGGCTTTACCTGTTGCGCGACGACCACGAGTTGTCGCTCGGCCTGCCTTCCGGCGAACAGGAACTGCCGCTGGTGCTGGCGGATCGCCTGTTGCATACGGACGGCCGTCTTTATTACCCGGATTCGGGCGACGCCTCGGCGCCCTGGGTGCCGGAAGTGTTCGGCAACCTCACCCTGGTCAACGGGGCGATCCTGCCACGTGCCGACGTGCAGCCGAGGCGGTATCGCCTGCGCGTGCTGAACGCGGCGAACGGACGTTTTTATCACCTGCGTTTCAAGGACGGTCGGCCGTTCCATGCGATCGGCTCGGACCAGGGTCTGCTGGCCGCACCGGCGAAGGTGACATCCATCTTCCTCGCGCCGGGTGAGCGGGCCGACCTCGTCGTCGACTTTGCTGCCTTGCGTGGCGGCACGGTGGAACTGATGAACGACGCATTGCCGCTGATGCGCTTTGCGGTGGGGCAGGGCAACGTGCGGGACGACAGCCGGCTACCTGACGTGCTGCGCGATCTGCCACGCGTCACCGAAGCGAGCGCCTCGAAAAGCCGCGAACTGACGCTCGACGAATACAGCGACTGCGTCGCCACGCCGATGCTGATGCTGCTCAACGGCAAGCGTTGGCACGATCCGGTCACGGAGACGGTGAAACTGGGCAGCACGGAGATGTGGAGCCTGGTGAACCTCACCGAGGACACGCATCCGATCCACCTGCACCTGGTTCGCTTCCAGATCCTCGACCGCCGTCCTTACGACGTGGACGAGTACATGGAGAAGAAGACGCTCCGCTACGTCGGGCCGGCGCAGGAGCCGCCAGCGCACGAACGTGGCTGGAAGGATGTGGTGCAGGCGTATCCGGGCATGGTCACGCGAATCGTCGCGACGTTCGATGGCTACGCAGGACGCTACGCCTGGCACTGCCATCTCGCCGAACACGAAGCCAACGAGATGATGCGACCCTTCGAAGTCGTCGGATAA
- a CDS encoding M14 family metallopeptidase, with amino-acid sequence MPATLPARFLLALIALAPVAIQAKDTWITPAEASSFRTTPSYADTQAFLQRLAQAAPGTIRLATFGTTPEGRPMTVVIAAKDGDLTPEKARAAGKPIVLLQAGIHPGEIEGKDAGLMLLRDFAATGRLPHLLDHAVLVYIPVYSVDGHENANPYNRINQNGPDEMGFRGQSQYLNLNRDYVKADAPETRAWLALWNTWKPDLLIDIHTTDGADYQYDVTWYAEDAHKLPPSIATWQRAAYEGDAMPAYEKLGHLAAPYLEFRDGRDLTKGIENFGSGPRFSTGYAAIRNRAGLLIETHMLKSYEIRVRATYDVVRAVLAHVNKDPAALLQASKDADSWAATLSMKPGASLPVTFKQDPTSTPFMLKGYAFTQTKSELSGDIWVQYDPKTKKNYAIQNWNDLLPDVSASIPAAWAIPPQWTDAIDRLDAHGIPYTRTTAPVRVQAERDDMTDPTWAAKPFESHHMLKDVHIASSKQDVDLPAGTVIVRADNADAVLALNLLDARAPDSLLRWGYFNAVFEQKEYGEARVLEALARKMMAANPALKTEFEAKLKSDAAFAASPRARLTFFYERSPWYTVQKVGVYPIVRLDAAALSTIQ; translated from the coding sequence ATGCCTGCCACGCTCCCCGCACGCTTCCTCCTCGCCCTGATCGCGCTGGCCCCCGTCGCGATCCAGGCGAAAGACACCTGGATCACGCCCGCCGAGGCTTCCTCCTTCCGCACCACGCCCTCCTACGCCGACACCCAGGCCTTCCTGCAACGGCTCGCCCAGGCGGCACCGGGCACGATCCGGCTGGCGACCTTCGGCACGACGCCGGAAGGGCGGCCGATGACCGTGGTCATCGCGGCAAAGGATGGCGACCTCACGCCGGAGAAGGCCCGCGCCGCCGGCAAGCCCATCGTGCTGCTCCAGGCGGGTATCCATCCCGGCGAGATCGAAGGCAAGGACGCCGGCCTGATGCTGCTGCGCGACTTCGCCGCGACCGGGCGCCTACCCCACCTGCTCGATCATGCCGTGCTGGTCTACATCCCGGTCTACAGCGTCGATGGCCATGAGAACGCGAACCCGTACAACCGCATCAACCAGAACGGCCCGGACGAGATGGGCTTTCGCGGTCAATCGCAGTACCTCAACCTCAACCGCGATTACGTCAAGGCCGACGCGCCGGAGACGCGCGCGTGGCTGGCACTGTGGAATACGTGGAAGCCCGACCTGCTCATCGATATCCACACCACCGATGGCGCGGATTACCAGTACGACGTCACTTGGTACGCGGAGGATGCACACAAGCTGCCGCCGTCGATCGCGACCTGGCAGCGGGCGGCGTATGAAGGCGATGCCATGCCTGCCTACGAGAAGCTCGGCCACCTCGCCGCGCCGTACCTGGAATTCCGCGACGGCCGCGACCTCACCAAGGGCATCGAGAATTTCGGCTCGGGCCCGCGCTTTTCCACAGGTTACGCGGCCATCCGCAATCGTGCCGGCCTGCTGATCGAAACGCACATGCTCAAGTCGTACGAGATACGCGTCCGCGCGACCTACGATGTCGTGCGCGCCGTGCTCGCGCACGTGAACAAGGATCCCGCTGCCCTGCTCCAGGCGTCGAAGGACGCCGATAGCTGGGCGGCCACGCTTTCCATGAAGCCCGGCGCCTCGCTGCCGGTCACCTTCAAGCAAGATCCGACGTCGACACCCTTCATGCTCAAGGGCTACGCATTCACGCAGACGAAGAGCGAACTCTCCGGCGACATCTGGGTGCAGTACGACCCGAAGACGAAGAAGAACTACGCGATCCAGAACTGGAACGACCTGCTTCCCGATGTGTCGGCATCGATTCCGGCTGCCTGGGCGATCCCGCCGCAGTGGACCGATGCGATCGATCGACTCGATGCGCACGGTATCCCGTATACGCGCACGACCGCACCGGTACGCGTGCAGGCCGAACGCGACGACATGACCGACCCCACGTGGGCGGCCAAGCCCTTCGAAAGCCACCACATGCTCAAGGACGTGCACATCGCGTCGTCGAAGCAGGACGTCGACCTTCCCGCCGGCACCGTGATCGTGCGCGCGGACAACGCCGATGCCGTGCTCGCCCTGAACCTGCTCGATGCCCGGGCCCCGGATTCGTTGCTCCGCTGGGGCTATTTCAATGCCGTGTTCGAACAGAAGGAGTACGGCGAGGCGCGCGTGCTCGAAGCCCTGGCGCGAAAGATGATGGCCGCGAATCCCGCCTTGAAAACAGAGTTCGAAGCGAAGCTGAAGAGCGACGCCGCTTTCGCCGCAAGCCCCCGCGCACGCCTCACCTTCTTCTACGAACGCAGCCCGTGGTACACGGTGCAGAAGGTCGGTGTGTATCCCATCGTGCGCCTCGACGCCGCGGCACTTTCAACGATTCAGTGA
- a CDS encoding RNA polymerase sigma factor, producing the protein MAEAERRRAFEALLQTHRKIVFKVAAVYARGEEDRRDLAQEILLQVWRSFGGYDAGRPFSTWMYRVALNVGLSHARRQRERTQSLDASLIDTLGGGTAIDEPDERLVQLARAIETLEPLDRALILLHLDEQPYAEIAAVLGIGESNVGTRLARLKQRLRRDMTGTPSSRGERDGTR; encoded by the coding sequence ATGGCCGAGGCCGAGAGACGTCGCGCGTTCGAAGCGCTGCTGCAGACACACCGCAAGATCGTCTTCAAGGTTGCGGCCGTTTACGCCCGGGGCGAGGAGGATCGGCGGGACCTTGCCCAGGAAATCCTTCTGCAGGTCTGGCGATCGTTCGGTGGTTACGACGCGGGACGTCCGTTTTCCACCTGGATGTATCGCGTTGCCCTGAATGTGGGGCTGTCGCATGCGCGGCGCCAACGTGAGCGTACGCAGTCACTGGATGCCTCGCTCATCGATACGCTGGGCGGCGGCACGGCGATCGACGAACCGGACGAGCGTCTCGTTCAGCTGGCCCGCGCAATCGAGACCCTGGAGCCGCTCGATCGCGCCCTGATCCTGCTCCACCTCGACGAGCAGCCCTATGCGGAGATCGCCGCCGTGCTGGGCATCGGCGAATCCAACGTTGGTACCCGCCTCGCGCGGCTGAAACAACGCCTCCGTCGGGATATGACCGGCACACCGTCCAGCAGGGGAGAACGCGATGGAACTCGATGA